agcgccccctcccctctgtgtaccacggcggtgctgcgccttgcTCTTGCCGATGTGTATGCTgttgcgcatgtgcgtgctggtgctcgtTTGGGAAATGGGCGactgcctccgccttgcagagatggaggggcgggtgggcgAGACGGGGacacggtggcgcagcgagaAGGCAGtaatggggagggggcgggacAGGCACGACTGCGCACCCGCCTTTGCTCCCTCGCTGTGAATGGGACTCGCGGAGGCGCCTCTGCAACAGTGCAGAGAGACGCGACACGAAGCCCCAGGCGGTTGGCCCGCCGTTGCTCTGCACAGTCTCTCCCCGTCCTCGCTGTGCAAAGCGCATTCCTGCGCCGCGGAGGCGTGACTGAAGCGGAGGTGCGCGAGGAGGTCAGCAGGCGAGGGTGCGGGCGTGGCCTGCCGGGGGGTGGCAAACAGCGCCCCCTGTCCTGCGCTTCTGTCGCTCCTCCGTTGCCGGTGCGGCGTGTCTCGCGCCCGCCTGCTTCCTCTAGTttggctgcgtgtgtgtctgcaagTGGCCCCGCTGCTCCCGCTGAGCACGCCTCGCATCCCCACGTGCACCGTGCCCTCACcgctctcccccacctccttttatctctccctcccccacctcttgCAGTcctgcgcgcctctctcacgccctctctctaaacccacgcacacgcagtaGCACCGAGCTGTTCCTCCGTGAAGACTCGACTCTCTTTCGCTCACTCACTCCCCCCGCCTCCGGTattcctcctcgtctccaCAGTTGCGCAGTCTCGACCCCCGCGTAACCCTTTCTGCCGCCCAGCACCAGTTTTGCTCTCACAGTCTGTTGCGTGCTTGTGAAGATGAAGTGGAATCCCCCCCTTATTGCCTACGCGATCATACAGCTCATCGcgttcttttttgttttgttggCTACCCCCATCGACATGTATCGCTTCAGAAGGGAATACATTACCCCCAACACCACCGTCACAACTCTATGGGGCGTAAAGATGGGTCCTCTCAACACCACCAACGTCATACCGACATACATCTTGTGGAGACAATGTCCGGCACGCCTAAACCGCTTCCTTCTTGCTCAGGCGTTCGCTGTGATCTCTATCCTCATCTACGGCGCGGCAACCGTCTTGGGCTTCATCAAGCTGTACTGCTGCGATCGGCTCCGCATGGTCTGCGTGGTGCTGAACAGTGTTGGTGCTGTCACGTTGTGCATTGTCTGGGGGGTGGTAGCGATGACATACCACATGTATGAAGGCCCTGACTGTTGGCAAGAGAGTGTTTTCTCCACCTACGGTGCCGGATTTGTTCTCTTACTGCTAGCCTGGCTCCTCGATCTCTTCAACATCGTCATCCTGCTGCTCCCGCTAATCTTTCCAGAAAAACATGTggagaaaaacagaaaagtTGCCTGCAATGAAGCTCAGGGGATACACCCAAGAGACATTTTCAACGATAGCTGGAGGGAAGCCTGGCAAGAACAGTTATACCGACAGTGGAGGGGTGGCTAGATGGGAGCATTTAGGTAGAGATTATAAACGTGCAGTAGATTTGGGGGAAAGTGGTGCGCATACTAGCGGACACCTCCAACACGGAGTCCCTCCTAGTAGCCGTCCTCTGCAATTGATTAAAGGGCTGCGCAGGCGTGCTCCCCGCCCCCATCCCGCGTCGCCGGGagtcgctggtgctgcctctgccatcgcgtttctttcccttcgccTCTTTGTAGGGCCCTCGGTGTGCGCGCATCCTCTCGAgctgccctcccctcacGCGCTGGCGCGGTGCGTGCGAGCGCGTGGCGGGAGGAAGGCGCGAGTGCTGTTTTCGTGGCTTCTCCCGTGCTTCCCTGCCTTCCGTTCtaggcgtctctctctcttcatgcGTTTGTGCGTTCTCGCCTAACCCTTGCTTGTCTGCTTTGTCTGCACGGCGGGCCCGCTCGTGTCCGCGGCGCTTCGCTGCCTTCtggccgccgcccccgcccccctgtGGCGCCCTTCTGCGACTCCCCCGTGCTCCTGGCACTCTCAGTGGGCGAGAGCGGGCTCCGGCGAcgcggggaaagagagaggccgggCACCCTCGCTGCGCCCTTCTCcggcctctcctctcctgcgctgctcgcgcctTTTTCGTTGCCCTTGGTGCATTGCCTGATGGCCCCACTGAATGCCCCGGACACCGGAGTGGCGAGTGACCGCAGCATACGGTGCCGCGCCGGAGGGCGAAGCATGGCGCAGGGCCTCGCGGAGCCCggacctgcagctggccagctgtctgcagcgcctccggcATGCACCCATGCTGCCCCCTTCCTGCTGCCCGCATGGCAGCGGCCACCGCTTCCGCCCTCGAGTAGGAATGTGGACGCTGCCCCGCGTGGAGCAGGGCGTGCCGCGCGCTGCATGATCCAAGCAGAACGGAGGAGGGGAGTGTTCACTGGTAAGGGC
The DNA window shown above is from Leishmania braziliensis MHOM/BR/75/M2904 WGS CADA00000000 data, contig 98, whole genome shotgun sequence and carries:
- a CDS encoding amastin-like protein encodes the protein MKWNPPLIAYAIIQLIAFFFVLLATPIDMYRFRREYITPNTTVTTLWGVKMGPLNTTNVIPTYILWRQCPARLNRFLLAQAFAVISILIYGAATVLGFIKLYCCDRLRMVCVVLNSVGAVTLCIVWGVVAMTYHMYEGPDCWQESVFSTYGAGFVLLLLAWLLDLFNIVILLLPLIFPEKHVEKNRKVACNEAQGIHPRDIFNDSWREAWQEQLYRQWRGG